One window from the genome of Macrobrachium rosenbergii isolate ZJJX-2024 chromosome 2, ASM4041242v1, whole genome shotgun sequence encodes:
- the LOC136846886 gene encoding E3 ubiquitin-protein ligase RFWD3-like isoform X2, whose protein sequence is MSPRSKKGSKVKRKAKDSPKGKKVLPEDTKEKKLPDECSICFLAYTDNGCQRPHILPCCHTFCTLCISNNIVKGLITCPKCRAKHEFSSEIEWTVAELNREMERKGRTSRLGTRLHFAHEKVAGDLEESEKRLEKLIEMSEIITSEVQKGNLNAAEENQYLYLLVIEERDFIIEVEQNMDHIRDRLMDVLTGLKLAETDREVQILTIEAAIYKNGLKRNEALIKDRQPRLVEICERVNYLLEKQGKPPAKFEGRKEDAN, encoded by the exons ATGAGTCCTAGAAGCAAAAAGGGTTCAAAAGTGAAGAGGAAGGCTAAAGATAGCCCCAAAGGGAAAAag gTATTGCCAGAggacaccaaagaaaaaaaactacccGATGAGTGTAGCATATGCTTTCTGGCCTACACAGATAATGGCTGTCAGAGGCCACATATTCTACCTTGTTGTCACACATTTTGTACGCTGTGTATTTCAAATAACATAGTGAAGGGACTCATTACTTGTCCGAAATGTCGGGCCAAACATGAGTTTTCCTCAGAAATTGAGTGGACTGTAGCAGAACTAAATcgtgaaatggaaagaaaaggacGTACGTCAAGACTCGGGACACGGTTGCATTTTGCTCACGAAAAGGTTGCAGGAGATcttgaagaaagtgaaaagaggcTTGAAAAGTTGATTGAGATGAGTGAAATAATAACCTCAGAGGTACAGAAAGGAAAtttgaatgcagctgaagaaAATCAGTATTTGTATCTGTTAGTGATtgaagagagagattttattattgaagttgagcaaaatatgGATCACATAAGAGACAGATTGATGGATGTTCTGACAGGACTAAAGTTAGCTGAAACAGATAGAGAGGTGCAAATTCTAACAATAGAAGCAGCGATTTATAAAAATGGTCTTAAAAGAAATGAAGCTCTCATTAAAGACAGACAACCAAGGCTGGTGGAAATATGTGAAAGAGTCAATTAT cttCTGGAAAAACAGGGCAAACCACCTGCTAAATTTGAAGGCCGGAAGGAAGATGCCAATTAA
- the LOC136846886 gene encoding E3 ubiquitin-protein ligase RFWD3-like isoform X1: MSPRSKKGSKVKRKAKDSPKGKKVLPEDTKEKKLPDECSICFLAYTDNGCQRPHILPCCHTFCTLCISNNIVKGLITCPKCRAKHEFSSEIEWTVAELNREMERKGRTSRLGTRLHFAHEKVAGDLEESEKRLEKLIEMSEIITSEVQKGNLNAAEENQYLYLLVIEERDFIIEVEQNMDHIRDRLMDVLTGLKLAETDREVQILTIEAAIYKNGLKRNEALIKDRQPRLVEICERVNYNSRASLTTSSVNTVPLSFCIQL, from the exons ATGAGTCCTAGAAGCAAAAAGGGTTCAAAAGTGAAGAGGAAGGCTAAAGATAGCCCCAAAGGGAAAAag gTATTGCCAGAggacaccaaagaaaaaaaactacccGATGAGTGTAGCATATGCTTTCTGGCCTACACAGATAATGGCTGTCAGAGGCCACATATTCTACCTTGTTGTCACACATTTTGTACGCTGTGTATTTCAAATAACATAGTGAAGGGACTCATTACTTGTCCGAAATGTCGGGCCAAACATGAGTTTTCCTCAGAAATTGAGTGGACTGTAGCAGAACTAAATcgtgaaatggaaagaaaaggacGTACGTCAAGACTCGGGACACGGTTGCATTTTGCTCACGAAAAGGTTGCAGGAGATcttgaagaaagtgaaaagaggcTTGAAAAGTTGATTGAGATGAGTGAAATAATAACCTCAGAGGTACAGAAAGGAAAtttgaatgcagctgaagaaAATCAGTATTTGTATCTGTTAGTGATtgaagagagagattttattattgaagttgagcaaaatatgGATCACATAAGAGACAGATTGATGGATGTTCTGACAGGACTAAAGTTAGCTGAAACAGATAGAGAGGTGCAAATTCTAACAATAGAAGCAGCGATTTATAAAAATGGTCTTAAAAGAAATGAAGCTCTCATTAAAGACAGACAACCAAGGCTGGTGGAAATATGTGAAAGAGTCAATTAT